In Paenibacillus kyungheensis, the following are encoded in one genomic region:
- a CDS encoding DMT family transporter — protein sequence MKALSKGQTALFLAFLILMWGVNWPLSKFALNYAPPILFSGIRTLIAGLLLLIVALPRLRDLRWKQTWKIYAISAILNIILFYGCQTIGIAYMPAGLFSAIVFLQPVLVGFLSWLWVGESMNPLKAIGLVLGCAGVATISAGGFSGSISVIGIVLALASAVSWGVGTVYVKKVGDRVDPIWLVTIQLIMGGVVMTAVGTGTESWSDITWNATFIGVLLFICIFAIALSWLCFFRLVGSGEASTVGSYTFLIPLVSIILSVLFMGESVTVNLIIGLVLIVISILLVNRTPKEKSGHTTIVNIDTKEVHS from the coding sequence ATGAAGGCGTTATCCAAAGGGCAGACTGCTCTGTTTTTAGCATTTTTGATCTTAATGTGGGGCGTGAACTGGCCGTTATCCAAGTTCGCGTTAAATTATGCACCACCTATTTTATTTTCCGGTATTCGGACATTGATTGCAGGGTTGTTGTTATTGATTGTTGCTTTACCACGTTTGCGTGATCTTCGCTGGAAGCAGACATGGAAAATCTATGCAATCTCTGCCATTCTAAATATTATTTTGTTTTACGGTTGTCAGACGATCGGTATCGCTTATATGCCTGCTGGATTGTTCTCGGCGATTGTCTTTTTACAGCCGGTATTAGTCGGATTCTTATCCTGGTTATGGGTAGGAGAATCGATGAATCCGCTCAAAGCGATAGGTCTTGTATTAGGTTGCGCAGGTGTAGCCACGATTAGTGCAGGAGGATTCTCTGGTTCGATCTCGGTGATTGGTATCGTACTTGCATTAGCATCTGCGGTTAGCTGGGGTGTAGGAACAGTCTATGTGAAAAAAGTAGGCGATCGTGTTGATCCAATCTGGTTAGTCACGATTCAATTGATTATGGGTGGGGTCGTAATGACAGCTGTGGGTACAGGTACCGAAAGCTGGTCAGATATTACGTGGAACGCTACATTTATCGGAGTATTGCTGTTTATCTGTATTTTCGCTATCGCTCTTAGCTGGTTATGCTTCTTCCGCCTTGTTGGTTCAGGCGAAGCGAGTACAGTCGGTTCATATACGTTTTTGATTCCGTTAGTATCTATTATTCTTAGTGTGTTATTTATGGGTGAATCGGTCACCGTGAATCTGATTATCGGGTTGGTCTTGATCGTTATTAGTATCTTGCTGGTAAATCGTACACCAAAAGAAAAGTCCGGTCATACGACTATCGTTAATATCGATACCAAAGAAGTTCATTCGTAA
- a CDS encoding DUF6509 family protein: MEITSYQVEMIKDPFEILVGTRYEFFIDFEVDEEDDIYSVNGLYIRAIYKVQETGNGIVSYDIMEKGTERVLDFDLEEEEEQELAAFCEQNWKNAESN, encoded by the coding sequence ATGGAAATAACAAGTTATCAAGTAGAAATGATTAAAGACCCTTTTGAAATTTTGGTGGGCACACGTTACGAATTTTTTATTGATTTTGAAGTCGATGAAGAGGACGATATCTATTCCGTAAACGGTTTATATATTCGTGCCATTTATAAAGTTCAAGAAACAGGCAATGGTATTGTGAGCTACGATATTATGGAAAAAGGCACAGAACGTGTACTCGATTTTGATCTGGAAGAAGAGGAAGAGCAAGAGTTAGCAGCGTTTTGTGAGCAAAACTGGAAAAACGCTGAGAGTAACTAA
- a CDS encoding NAD(P)-dependent oxidoreductase, which yields MRILLLGATGRVGQSVLQYALHDGHEVTVLVRSLDKLNAQLEEYADKLVATYDSVSDIDRSLPISEQLPNLHVHVGDVLSSDDLYQALDGVEAVMSTLNTDKTTTLSVSTPILVDLMQKKSIARIITVGTAGILQSRIEADKYRYESSESKRKSTRAAEEHRMMYETLRDSGLDWTVVCPTYLPEGEYTGVYRDEQDVLPEDGTSISTGDTAYFTYQQLSDLRYIGHRVGLAY from the coding sequence ATGCGTATTTTACTGCTTGGTGCGACAGGTCGCGTCGGACAATCGGTTCTCCAATATGCGCTGCATGATGGTCATGAAGTGACTGTATTGGTACGTTCTCTGGATAAGTTAAATGCACAATTGGAAGAATATGCAGACAAATTGGTCGCTACGTATGACTCTGTATCCGATATTGATCGATCGCTACCGATTAGCGAACAGTTGCCTAATCTACATGTGCATGTGGGCGATGTATTAAGCAGCGATGATCTATATCAAGCTTTGGACGGAGTAGAGGCTGTTATGAGTACACTGAATACAGATAAAACAACGACATTGTCTGTTAGTACTCCTATCCTTGTTGATTTAATGCAGAAGAAGTCGATTGCACGTATTATTACAGTAGGCACAGCAGGTATTCTGCAAAGCCGTATTGAAGCGGATAAGTATCGCTATGAATCTTCTGAATCCAAGCGCAAAAGCACCCGTGCTGCAGAAGAACATCGGATGATGTATGAGACGTTGCGAGATTCCGGGCTGGACTGGACAGTAGTCTGTCCGACGTATTTGCCTGAGGGAGAATACACCGGTGTCTATCGTGATGAGCAAGATGTTCTACCTGAAGATGGAACATCGATTTCCACAGGAGATACAGCCTATTTCACATATCAGCAATTAAGCGATCTTCGTTATATTGGACATCGAGTAGGACTAGCTTATTAG
- a CDS encoding response regulator, protein MHILITDDESFIREGIKRTIESVFPNYHVHLASSAEEAVLMMSEHRIDIILTDILMPGINGLELMRISRHSQPQAKWIVISAHSEFSYAQQAMHLGARDYLLKPIGKKKLVELMESLTIEIRQERVVSKGEEALKDGLNYLREAVFQRLAAGLSMGKISLDTFIADYPEFYLILVNIEQDQRSTHLEHFIVENVLNELIDQSGQGFVVSFDRNSLLGLVTLHNHIQIEQLLEPLQGHLQKYLKVPFATRHSGPHQEIEHVAVEVNRLREEKTAQVDAPEEGSSSDHAIQVALQYIRAHFNEELSLEKVAAVVFLNPIYFSQLFKQKTGQGYKDYVICLRMEQAKVLLHNPKLKLADIAEQIGYTNVGHFTQVFRKKFMVTPTEYRMQEKILNT, encoded by the coding sequence GTGCACATTCTGATTACAGACGATGAAAGTTTTATTCGTGAAGGAATCAAACGTACCATCGAAAGTGTTTTTCCTAATTATCATGTTCATCTGGCTTCATCTGCTGAAGAAGCGGTGTTGATGATGAGTGAGCACCGAATCGATATTATTTTGACCGATATTCTGATGCCTGGTATCAATGGTCTGGAACTGATGCGTATTTCCCGTCATAGTCAGCCACAAGCCAAATGGATCGTTATCTCGGCACATTCGGAATTTTCCTATGCTCAACAAGCGATGCATCTAGGTGCACGAGACTATCTACTCAAACCGATCGGCAAAAAGAAATTGGTAGAATTAATGGAATCGCTCACAATCGAGATTCGTCAGGAGCGAGTAGTCTCTAAAGGGGAAGAAGCGCTCAAAGATGGGCTAAATTATTTGCGTGAAGCTGTATTTCAAAGATTAGCCGCAGGGCTTAGTATGGGCAAAATCAGTCTAGATACCTTTATCGCGGACTATCCTGAATTCTATCTTATTCTGGTCAATATCGAACAAGATCAACGGAGTACCCATTTGGAGCATTTTATCGTTGAAAATGTATTAAATGAATTGATCGATCAATCAGGTCAAGGGTTCGTCGTGAGCTTTGATCGCAATAGTCTATTAGGGCTGGTCACACTGCATAATCATATCCAGATTGAGCAACTGTTAGAACCGCTACAAGGACATTTGCAAAAGTATTTGAAAGTCCCGTTTGCGACCAGACATTCTGGCCCTCACCAAGAGATTGAACATGTTGCTGTTGAAGTAAATCGCTTACGTGAAGAAAAGACAGCACAGGTGGATGCGCCAGAAGAAGGAAGCAGTAGCGATCATGCGATCCAAGTCGCTCTTCAATATATTCGTGCTCATTTTAATGAAGAGTTGTCTTTAGAAAAGGTAGCGGCTGTTGTATTTCTTAATCCAATTTATTTCAGTCAATTGTTCAAGCAGAAAACAGGGCAAGGATACAAAGATTATGTGATCTGCCTGCGCATGGAACAAGCCAAAGTGCTACTGCACAACCCGAAGCTCAAGCTGGCTGATATTGCAGAACAGATCGGCTACACCAATGTAGGGCATTTCACCCAAGTATTTCGCAAGAAGTTTATGGTTACCCCGACCGAATATCGAATGCAGGAAAAAATCTTGAATACATGA
- a CDS encoding cache domain-containing sensor histidine kinase, translating to MSRSLHSIHNRLFILFLFCMAGIVLLVSILFYNRTTTQFHEKLGEIAQKNVSQTVGLLDLLLGSYDSLSKSISANVDIVRLLGQKSASSPQVEYINQNYITTIMGAIYFSRDDLVGIHVIGENGKIYDYSNSMNVIDPEYTKSSWYQQISGSSGQMVWLGVFPHSIIDQAEDQPVFAFGRPIFNLNEQHQIGIVLIEARADTFLTAMNNLKLGPHSEVNIVTGDGKHMPTSIEPNSKPGSLPPNISLPQIPGQVNVQQNNSRLIAASKLGTTNWTIVSSTPDRDLNVELTQTKRYLFIVVTVLIVVSALIAFIVSRTISSPLKRLIREMKQVENGNFRGMVTVTSYEEINSLVVSFNHMVARIEELIERVKVSSVSEKNAELHALQSQVNPHFLYNTLDMIYWMLDEKGNDELGDVVLSLSHMFRYSSHWEDHALVTLREEIEQISHYLTIITMRLDGRLSVEIDVEEQWMDLHVPKMLLQPIIENAVKHGLEALDRPGVLRVRAIPDRKYLNIIISDNGKGMNESTLERLRDSLLHPTDPIHRERKSIGLQNLHQRLSHMFGITNGIHIESALDKGTAVKLVLPLSDASAVAQLSSQTVESEYSDQPISIDKGGIVRAHSDYRR from the coding sequence TTGTCACGTAGTCTGCATTCGATCCATAATCGATTGTTTATTTTGTTTCTATTCTGTATGGCAGGGATTGTACTGCTGGTCAGTATCCTTTTTTATAACCGTACAACCACTCAATTTCATGAAAAATTAGGCGAGATTGCGCAGAAAAATGTATCGCAAACGGTGGGATTGCTTGATCTTCTACTCGGTAGTTATGATAGCCTGTCCAAGTCGATTAGTGCCAATGTGGATATTGTGCGCCTGCTCGGTCAGAAGTCAGCAAGTTCACCGCAGGTTGAATATATTAATCAGAATTATATTACAACGATTATGGGAGCGATTTACTTTTCCAGAGACGATCTGGTAGGTATTCATGTGATCGGTGAAAATGGCAAAATCTACGATTATAGCAATTCGATGAATGTGATCGATCCTGAATATACTAAGTCATCATGGTATCAGCAGATTAGTGGTTCGTCCGGTCAGATGGTCTGGTTGGGTGTATTTCCTCATTCCATTATTGATCAGGCGGAAGATCAACCTGTATTTGCTTTCGGTCGTCCGATATTCAATCTCAATGAACAACATCAGATCGGAATTGTACTGATCGAAGCACGGGCAGATACGTTTTTGACAGCGATGAATAATTTGAAATTAGGCCCGCATAGCGAAGTGAATATCGTAACCGGAGACGGTAAACATATGCCAACTTCGATCGAACCGAATAGTAAGCCCGGTTCACTACCGCCGAATATTTCGTTGCCACAGATACCAGGTCAGGTGAATGTACAGCAGAATAATAGCCGTCTGATTGCCGCTTCCAAGCTGGGCACCACCAATTGGACGATTGTCAGTTCAACGCCGGATCGTGATCTCAATGTCGAACTGACGCAGACGAAGCGGTATTTATTTATCGTGGTTACTGTGCTGATTGTAGTGTCTGCGCTGATCGCTTTTATCGTATCACGTACCATTTCTTCTCCGTTAAAGCGACTAATTCGAGAAATGAAGCAAGTGGAAAATGGAAACTTTCGCGGGATGGTTACTGTGACTTCTTACGAAGAAATCAATTCGCTTGTAGTATCGTTTAACCATATGGTCGCTCGAATCGAAGAACTGATCGAACGGGTCAAAGTCTCTTCAGTCAGTGAAAAAAATGCAGAACTTCATGCGCTTCAATCACAGGTGAATCCTCACTTTCTCTACAACACACTGGATATGATCTACTGGATGCTAGATGAAAAAGGAAATGATGAGCTAGGCGATGTAGTGTTATCGTTATCGCATATGTTCCGGTATAGCAGTCATTGGGAAGATCATGCACTGGTGACGTTACGTGAAGAGATAGAGCAGATTAGTCATTACCTGACGATTATTACGATGCGACTGGATGGTCGATTGAGCGTAGAGATCGATGTCGAAGAGCAGTGGATGGATCTGCATGTGCCGAAGATGTTATTACAACCGATTATCGAAAATGCAGTCAAGCATGGTCTGGAAGCGTTAGATCGACCGGGCGTTTTGCGAGTAAGAGCGATACCGGATCGGAAATATCTTAATATTATTATTTCAGATAATGGCAAAGGGATGAATGAATCTACATTGGAACGACTACGAGATTCTTTGCTTCACCCCACCGATCCTATTCATCGTGAACGCAAAAGTATCGGTTTGCAAAATCTACATCAGCGACTTTCTCATATGTTCGGGATCACGAACGGGATACATATTGAGAGCGCTCTCGACAAAGGAACAGCAGTCAAATTGGTATTGCCATTATCCGATGCTTCCGCTGTCGCTCAATTATCTTCACAGACTGTAGAGTCTGAATATTCAGATCAACCTATTTCGATCGATAAAGGAGGTATTGTTCGTGCACATTCTGATTACAGACGATGA
- a CDS encoding carbohydrate ABC transporter permease yields MNNVKKWFVYLLFAILIVTQLYPLLWLVMYSLKTNEEILGGSFFALPNIPQWHNYADAYTSGSYLKYLGNSVLVTAVSLFAVVILSSMTAYAITRFKWKYGQYVMLLFLLGMMIPLQATLLPLMIIFKNLDLLNTRWSIIIPYTAFALPIAVFILSGFMRSIPTDIEESAFMDGASVYRIFRSIILPISVPPVMTVCILTFINIWNEYIVAATFISSEELKTLPFGVYTFVSQYSVNYGNIGAFLVMGALPVIIFYFILSERITKGMVAGAVKG; encoded by the coding sequence ATGAATAATGTGAAAAAATGGTTCGTGTATCTACTCTTCGCGATCCTGATCGTTACACAGTTATATCCGCTATTATGGTTAGTGATGTACTCACTCAAAACGAACGAAGAAATTCTGGGAGGTAGCTTTTTCGCTCTTCCGAATATTCCACAGTGGCATAACTATGCAGATGCTTATACTTCCGGTAGTTATCTGAAATATCTGGGAAATAGTGTACTGGTTACAGCAGTTAGTTTGTTTGCAGTTGTTATTTTGAGCTCCATGACCGCTTATGCGATTACTCGATTTAAGTGGAAATACGGGCAGTATGTGATGTTGTTATTTTTACTAGGGATGATGATTCCACTACAAGCGACATTATTACCACTGATGATTATTTTCAAAAATCTAGATTTACTGAATACACGCTGGTCGATCATTATTCCGTATACCGCGTTTGCGTTGCCGATTGCTGTATTTATTTTAAGTGGATTTATGCGGTCGATTCCGACAGATATTGAAGAATCTGCGTTTATGGATGGAGCAAGTGTATACCGGATTTTCCGTAGTATTATTTTGCCGATCTCGGTTCCACCTGTGATGACTGTATGTATTCTGACGTTTATCAATATCTGGAATGAGTATATTGTAGCGGCGACGTTTATTTCATCCGAAGAACTCAAAACATTGCCGTTCGGGGTGTATACGTTTGTCAGTCAGTATTCGGTCAATTACGGAAATATCGGAGCATTCCTTGTCATGGGTGCATTACCGGTTATTATTTTCTACTTTATTTTGTCTGAACGTATCACTAAAGGTATGGTAGCAGGAGCAGTTAAAGGATAA
- a CDS encoding carbohydrate ABC transporter permease — protein MNVLKVPARTIAIFVLPCLILYIGTVFVPILVSFYTAMLDWNGISDAKFVGLANFKILLFDDPNFWMSVKRTIMYAVFSIIEIPFCLLFAILLNRYVRKGNRLVTIYFVPVILSNVILGQLWKTIYNPASMGGMLNGVLIKLGLDSWTHSWLTEPAIAMYAIYFVSLWQYFGYHLLIQFTGVQNIPDEIYEAAKIDGADGFKADRYITFPMVVPIFKISVVLAFIGSLQAFELVMVMTGGGPAHATDTIATHMYNMSFLSQKYGYGSAVATFLVIFCLVITVIINGVFNKIERKVT, from the coding sequence ATGAATGTACTAAAAGTACCTGCTCGCACGATCGCTATTTTTGTACTTCCTTGTCTTATCCTTTACATAGGGACGGTGTTTGTTCCTATTCTGGTTTCTTTTTATACTGCGATGTTGGACTGGAATGGGATTTCGGACGCTAAGTTTGTCGGTCTTGCGAATTTCAAAATATTACTGTTCGACGATCCGAACTTCTGGATGTCGGTGAAGCGTACGATTATGTATGCCGTCTTCTCCATTATTGAGATTCCTTTTTGTTTATTATTTGCTATTTTGCTGAATCGCTATGTACGTAAAGGAAATCGTCTGGTGACGATCTATTTCGTACCCGTTATTTTGTCTAACGTTATTCTAGGACAATTGTGGAAAACGATCTACAACCCGGCTTCAATGGGCGGGATGTTAAATGGCGTATTGATCAAGTTAGGTCTGGATAGCTGGACACATAGCTGGTTAACGGAGCCTGCGATTGCGATGTATGCGATTTACTTTGTATCGCTATGGCAGTACTTTGGTTACCATTTACTTATTCAATTTACAGGGGTACAAAATATACCGGATGAAATCTATGAAGCTGCCAAAATTGATGGTGCAGATGGATTCAAAGCAGACCGTTATATCACGTTCCCGATGGTGGTACCTATTTTCAAAATCTCGGTTGTGCTAGCATTTATCGGATCATTACAAGCATTCGAGTTGGTCATGGTTATGACAGGCGGTGGCCCTGCACATGCGACCGATACGATAGCGACGCATATGTATAACATGTCGTTCTTATCTCAGAAGTACGGTTATGGTAGTGCAGTAGCTACATTCCTTGTTATTTTCTGTCTGGTCATTACTGTGATTATTAATGGCGTATTTAACAAAATCGAACGTAAAGTGACGTAG
- a CDS encoding extracellular solute-binding protein: MKMPSKTVALLLAGAMAFGLAGCGNSDSSSSGSGASGDSGDKTKITFQNIYPDPTTPTYKMIHQIVDQYEKEHPNIDIELDTLNTDQQKLKLKTQAASKEIPDITIVNPAAQMKPYIDAGLLAPLNDVIDKGGLKDTYQEGLLDYYSKDGKVYALPDGNNIEVGFYNKALFAKAGIAAPPTTFDELLADVKKLKDAGITPIAIGEKDSWTGSFLFMNILLRTNGGPGFLQDVADGKKTFNDPAFVEAVDAFQKLVQAGAFPEGATSIDATAGGNMFRTGQAAMFFIGTWETGANDGSTVGKDVSVFKFPTVNGKGNPDEFMLAPGSAFAVSANSEHLQETKDFLNYFALNLPKVSFELKNAVGLGQKVDGDFKAAGYSPLAIDVLDLFKNVKGGDLSFDNTMNPAVSQVHLSSIQSLFVQQVDPKQIAQEHQAAFEANP, encoded by the coding sequence ATGAAAATGCCAAGTAAAACAGTAGCTCTGTTATTAGCAGGAGCAATGGCGTTCGGACTTGCAGGTTGTGGGAACAGCGATTCAAGTTCAAGCGGTTCAGGAGCAAGTGGAGACAGTGGTGACAAAACAAAAATCACATTCCAAAATATTTATCCTGATCCAACCACACCAACGTACAAAATGATTCACCAGATCGTTGATCAATATGAGAAAGAACATCCAAATATTGATATCGAACTGGATACACTAAATACAGATCAACAAAAGCTCAAACTTAAAACACAAGCTGCTTCGAAAGAAATTCCTGATATCACGATTGTGAATCCAGCAGCTCAGATGAAACCATATATTGATGCAGGCTTGCTTGCTCCATTAAACGATGTCATTGACAAAGGCGGTCTAAAAGATACATATCAAGAAGGACTGCTTGATTATTACAGCAAAGATGGAAAAGTGTACGCTCTTCCAGATGGTAATAATATCGAAGTTGGCTTTTATAACAAAGCTCTATTTGCCAAAGCAGGTATTGCTGCTCCACCAACAACATTTGATGAGCTATTAGCTGATGTGAAAAAGCTTAAAGATGCAGGTATCACACCTATCGCGATCGGTGAAAAAGATTCATGGACAGGTTCATTCCTATTTATGAACATCTTGCTTCGCACTAACGGTGGTCCTGGATTCTTGCAAGATGTAGCTGATGGCAAAAAGACATTTAATGATCCTGCTTTTGTCGAAGCTGTCGATGCTTTCCAAAAATTAGTTCAAGCTGGAGCTTTCCCTGAAGGAGCAACATCGATTGATGCTACAGCAGGCGGTAATATGTTCCGTACAGGTCAAGCAGCGATGTTCTTTATCGGAACATGGGAGACTGGTGCGAATGATGGTTCAACAGTAGGTAAAGACGTGAGCGTATTCAAATTCCCAACAGTCAATGGCAAAGGAAATCCAGATGAGTTCATGCTTGCTCCAGGTAGTGCATTTGCCGTATCTGCGAACAGCGAACATTTACAAGAAACGAAAGATTTCTTAAACTACTTTGCACTGAACTTACCTAAAGTATCATTTGAATTGAAAAATGCAGTTGGTCTAGGTCAAAAAGTAGACGGTGACTTCAAAGCGGCTGGATATTCTCCACTAGCGATTGATGTACTGGATCTGTTCAAAAATGTAAAAGGTGGCGACCTGTCATTCGATAACACGATGAATCCAGCGGTATCTCAAGTACATTTGAGCAGTATCCAAAGTCTATTTGTACAACAAGTTGATCCAAAACAAATTGCACAAGAGCACCAAGCTGCATTTGAAGCGAATCCTTAA
- a CDS encoding ABC transporter substrate-binding protein yields MKTLTRMFLSIIVVALILMYTASRLNVSEGYSSGNTLTIYNWGDYIDPDILAQFQKETGITVIYQTFDSNEAMLTKIEQGGTTFDVAIPSDYAISKMREENLLIPLDHSKLPNLKNIDPKFMNQSFDPDNKYSAPYFWGTVGIVYNPNLAQGIKFDSWDDLWNPKLRNNVLLTDGAREVIGMSLNSLGYSLNDTNEQHLQQALTKLKTLTPNVKAIVGDEIKMLLANNEAAAGLVFSGDASEIMSENDQLDFVVPKEGTNLWFDNMVIPKTAANVDAAHKFINFMLDPKIAEQNTEYVGYSTPNAEALKLLPKDISGDERFYPPQELTDKLEVYDNLGKKMLVHYNELFLQFKMNK; encoded by the coding sequence ATGAAGACTCTTACCCGAATGTTTCTCAGTATTATTGTGGTAGCGCTGATCTTAATGTACACTGCATCACGCTTAAATGTGAGCGAAGGCTATTCCAGTGGCAATACGCTGACAATCTACAATTGGGGCGATTATATCGATCCAGATATTCTGGCTCAATTTCAAAAAGAAACCGGTATTACGGTGATCTATCAGACCTTTGATTCCAATGAAGCGATGTTGACGAAGATCGAACAAGGTGGAACAACATTCGATGTAGCGATTCCGTCGGATTATGCGATTTCTAAAATGCGTGAAGAAAATCTGTTGATTCCGCTCGATCATAGCAAATTGCCGAATTTGAAAAATATCGATCCTAAATTTATGAATCAATCGTTCGATCCAGACAATAAATACTCTGCACCTTACTTCTGGGGAACGGTAGGGATTGTCTATAATCCGAATCTAGCTCAAGGCATCAAGTTCGATAGCTGGGATGATCTCTGGAATCCCAAGCTACGTAACAATGTACTGCTCACCGATGGTGCACGCGAAGTGATCGGGATGTCGCTCAACAGTCTAGGATATTCGCTGAATGATACCAATGAGCAACATTTACAACAAGCTCTAACCAAGCTCAAAACGTTAACTCCTAATGTCAAAGCGATAGTCGGGGATGAAATTAAAATGTTGTTAGCGAATAATGAAGCGGCAGCAGGATTGGTCTTTTCCGGTGATGCTTCTGAGATTATGAGCGAAAATGATCAATTGGATTTTGTCGTTCCCAAAGAAGGTACGAATCTATGGTTCGATAATATGGTAATTCCCAAAACAGCCGCCAATGTCGATGCCGCTCATAAATTTATTAACTTTATGCTAGATCCTAAAATCGCCGAGCAAAATACAGAATATGTCGGTTATTCGACTCCGAATGCCGAAGCACTCAAATTATTGCCCAAAGACATCTCTGGCGATGAACGCTTTTACCCGCCACAAGAGCTGACTGATAAGCTTGAAGTGTATGATAATTTGGGGAAAAAGATGTTGGTGCATTATAATGAACTGTTTTTACAGTTTAAAATGAATAAGTGA
- a CDS encoding ABC transporter permease, whose translation MTNKNGWGNLYLVFVFALLYAPILYLMYYSFNSAGNMHEFEGFTWEWYGEVFQDTRLIIIVINTLVIALLSSTIATMIGIIGALAIDRIRRRRLKDTVLSLNNVLIVSPDVIIGASFLILFTMIGIKLGFASVLISHIAFSIPITVLMILPRLQEMSPSLIDAARDLGASRRDVLSKVILPFIKPGIFAGFFMAFTYSLDDFAVTFFVTGNGYSTLSVEIYSRARQGVALSINALSTLIFLFTVMLVVGYYMINRRATNKPRREEPIAVGGPR comes from the coding sequence ATGACTAACAAAAATGGTTGGGGCAATCTGTATCTTGTATTTGTGTTTGCTCTATTATATGCGCCGATTCTGTATCTGATGTATTATTCGTTCAATAGTGCAGGCAATATGCATGAATTTGAAGGATTTACATGGGAATGGTATGGCGAAGTTTTTCAAGATACAAGGCTGATTATTATTGTAATTAACACATTAGTAATTGCTTTACTATCTTCAACAATTGCAACAATGATCGGGATTATCGGGGCACTCGCAATCGATCGGATTCGTCGTCGTCGGTTGAAAGATACGGTGTTGTCGCTCAATAATGTATTGATCGTTAGCCCTGATGTTATTATTGGTGCATCATTTCTGATCTTATTTACGATGATCGGTATCAAATTAGGCTTTGCTTCGGTACTTATCTCGCATATCGCCTTTAGTATTCCGATTACGGTACTGATGATTCTGCCGAGATTGCAAGAAATGAGCCCTTCTTTGATTGATGCAGCGCGTGATCTAGGCGCAAGTCGTCGTGATGTACTGAGCAAAGTCATTTTGCCATTTATCAAGCCCGGTATTTTTGCAGGATTTTTTATGGCGTTTACGTATTCGTTAGATGATTTTGCGGTGACCTTTTTTGTAACAGGGAATGGATATTCGACATTATCGGTTGAAATCTATTCTCGCGCTAGACAAGGGGTAGCGTTATCGATCAATGCGTTGTCTACATTAATCTTCTTATTCACTGTTATGCTGGTAGTTGGCTACTATATGATTAATCGACGTGCCACGAACAAACCACGCCGCGAAGAACCGATCGCAGTAGGAGGTCCAAGATGA
- a CDS encoding ABC transporter permease, with product MQANTRSIYMLPYYIWIVLFVIAPVVLVGYYSFFDVDGNLTLQNYRTFFTPTYLQMTISSFWYAFLVTLFSLLVAYPAAYLLTRTKHRQLWILLIILPTWINLLLKTYAFIGIFGTYGPINALLGTLGFGEQQLLFNAPSFVFVSVYIFIPFMILPIYNALEEMNPTLVSAARDLGASGWVTFRRVILPLTMAGVKSGCMAVFIPSLSLFMITRLIAGNKVITLGTAIEQHFLVTQDWGMGSTVAVVLIIAMAVIMILSGGFGKEVRHD from the coding sequence ATGCAGGCTAATACACGCAGCATTTATATGCTGCCTTATTATATATGGATCGTGTTATTTGTTATCGCACCGGTGGTGCTGGTAGGATATTATTCTTTTTTTGATGTCGATGGGAATTTGACGCTTCAGAATTATCGGACGTTTTTTACCCCGACTTATTTGCAAATGACGATCAGTTCGTTCTGGTATGCTTTTCTAGTAACATTGTTTTCACTATTAGTCGCCTATCCTGCGGCTTATCTGCTGACTCGTACCAAACATCGGCAGTTATGGATTCTGTTGATTATTTTGCCGACATGGATTAATCTATTGCTCAAAACGTATGCGTTTATCGGTATTTTTGGAACGTATGGCCCGATTAATGCGTTACTGGGTACACTTGGATTCGGTGAGCAACAGTTGTTATTTAATGCGCCTAGTTTTGTATTTGTATCGGTGTATATTTTTATTCCGTTTATGATTTTGCCAATTTATAATGCACTGGAAGAAATGAATCCTACTCTGGTATCTGCGGCACGTGATCTAGGCGCATCCGGTTGGGTAACATTTCGACGTGTTATTTTGCCGTTAACGATGGCAGGAGTGAAATCTGGCTGTATGGCTGTCTTTATTCCATCACTGTCGCTCTTTATGATTACAAGGTTGATAGCAGGGAATAAAGTCATTACGCTCGGTACAGCGATTGAACAGCATTTCCTTGTGACACAGGACTGGGGAATGGGTTCGACAGTAGCGGTAGTCTTAATTATTGCGATGGCTGTGATCATGATTCTAAGTGGCGGCTTCGGCAAGGAGGTACGTCATGACTAA